A region of Ferruginibacter albus DNA encodes the following proteins:
- a CDS encoding phosphoribosyltransferase family protein, which yields MSEKKYILSKEIAEKKIRRIALEVTERNYTEQELILIGIKENGIVIANKIASYLKETFKGKIEVLDLSLDKKNPTKITLSKPIDFNNKAVLLVDDVVNGGKTLLYALKPLLEYHPEKIQTIVLVARTHKAFPVAVDYVGLSFSTTLDEHIFVEVEKGEITGAYIQ from the coding sequence AGCGAAAAAAAATACATTTTATCAAAAGAGATAGCAGAGAAAAAAATTCGACGCATTGCGTTGGAAGTAACAGAGCGTAATTATACAGAGCAAGAGTTGATATTGATCGGTATAAAAGAAAATGGAATCGTTATTGCAAACAAGATAGCCTCTTATTTAAAAGAAACTTTTAAAGGAAAAATTGAAGTGCTTGATCTGTCGCTTGATAAAAAAAATCCCACAAAGATCACATTAAGCAAACCAATTGATTTTAATAATAAAGCTGTTTTATTGGTAGATGATGTTGTGAATGGGGGGAAAACATTGTTGTATGCCTTAAAGCCTTTATTGGAATATCATCCTGAAAAAATTCAAACGATTGTGTTGGTAGCCCGTACACACAAGGCATTTCCTGTGGCGGTTGATTATGTAGGGCTTTCTTTTTCAACTACGTTGGATGAACATATTTTTGTTGAAGTAGAGAAAGGAGAGATTACCGGAGCTTATATTCAATAA